AGTTACAGTTGCAGCAATCGCTCATAAAAGTGGCCATTACGCGCGATCTTCCGAAAGGGTCTCCGCTGGTGAATGCTCCCGTCATCCCCACCGATACCATGACTCTGCCTACGGACGAAGCCCCGCCTTCCGTAGATGATTTGCTGCAACAGGCGCTCGCCAACCGTCCTGAAATTGAGCAATCCAACATAGACCTCGTAAACCGCGATATCTCCAAGAAGGCCGCGCGCAATGCTCTGCTGCCTACTGTAGACCTTTTCGGTTTCTATGGCGCCTCGGGATTGGCGGGCAATCAAAGCCCGCTTGCCACCTGCGCCGCCAACCCTTGCACGCCAGCGGAGGCGGCCAGTGGAAAATTGGTTCCTGGCCTAATCAACCCTACGGGATTCAACAACGCCTTCGCCCATCTTTTCAATAGCAGTTCACCCGATAAAGGTGCGGGCATCAACATCACGATTCCCATTCGCAACCGCGCCGCCCAGGCCGATCAGGTGCGTTCTGAGCTGGAATACCGCCAGGCCGAACTCCGCCTGCAGCAGCTCAAAAATCAGATTGGCATTGATGTCCGCAACGATGTGTTCGCTCTGCAACAGAACAAGGCCCGCGTAGTGGCCGCCCAGGAAGGCCAGCGGCTGGCGCAGGAATCTCTCGACGCGGAGCAGAAAAAATATGCTCTGGGCGCTTCGACCACTACGCTTGTCCTGCAGACGCAGCGCGACCTGGCGCAATCCGAGTCGAACACGGTGGCAGCCATGTCTGCCTATGAGAAATCGCGGGTTGAACTGGATCGTGTGACTGGGAACACCCTGCAGCACAACAGCATTCAACTGGCTGATACCGAAGCAGGCGTGGTGAACATAATGCCGGTGACGCCTAACGTTGTGCCGCGCACCGAGCCCATCACCGACCAGTCGCAACCCTTGCCGCAGTTGCCGCCGCAACCGCAGCAACCACAAGCACCACCGCCACAGTAACTGCAATAGGCTATTTGTAGAGGCGCAGCATGCTGTCTTTACGCAAGACCTTGAGGGACACGAAATTTTTCGTGTCCCTTTTCGGTTTGTTTCTTGGTTCCTTTGTGCTCTGTGTCTCTGCAGTGAGCTATGATCAAGCCTGTGACGCTCTCCATCTGCATCATCACCTTCAACGAAGAGGCGAACCTCGGCCGCACGCTGGAGAGCGTTTCCGGGCTGGTGAAGCAAACCAAGGGTGAGATTATCGTTGTGGATTCCGGCAGCACCGACCGTACCGTGGAGATCGCCAAAAGCTATGGGGCCAAAGTGTTCGCCGAACCCTGGAAGGGCTACCCCGGCCAAAAGAATTCGGCGATTGAAAAAGGCGGCGGAGATTGGATTCTGTTGCTCGATGCCGACGAGGTTCCGAGCCAGGAACTTGCCTCAGAAATTCTGGCAGTCGTGGAAGGGAAAAAGAACGGCCCAGTCGGCTTCTGGATGCGACGCAAAAACCTCTTCCTCGATCGCTTTCTCATGCACGGTGGTGATTACCCTGACCCCAAATTGCGCCTTTTCCGCAGAGGAACAGGAAGAGTCGAGGATCGCCTGGTGCACGAAACCATTGAGCTGAAAGGTCCAACGGGAACTCTCGCCGGAGAGTTGCTGCACTACGGCCATCCCACTCTCGATGGCTTCATCGAGCACCAGAATCGGTATTCCACGCTCGGCGCTCAAATGGCGGTCAAAGACGGCAAGCGCGGATTCAGCTTCATCAACATCGTTATCCGTCCCCCACTCACATTCTTTTACAACTACCTTTTGCGTC
This genomic window from Terriglobales bacterium contains:
- a CDS encoding glycosyltransferase family 2 protein yields the protein MIKPVTLSICIITFNEEANLGRTLESVSGLVKQTKGEIIVVDSGSTDRTVEIAKSYGAKVFAEPWKGYPGQKNSAIEKGGGDWILLLDADEVPSQELASEILAVVEGKKNGPVGFWMRRKNLFLDRFLMHGGDYPDPKLRLFRRGTGRVEDRLVHETIELKGPTGTLAGELLHYGHPTLDGFIEHQNRYSTLGAQMAVKDGKRGFSFINIVIRPPLTFFYNYLLRLGFLDGKAGLLHHINHAVYVSWKYAKVWEMTREANSPEANSPQRQRDTEKN